In the Streptomyces sp. f51 genome, one interval contains:
- the pyrF gene encoding orotidine-5'-phosphate decarboxylase: MSLEPFGARLRRAMDERGPLCVGIDPHASLLAEWGLGDDIAGLERFSRTVVEALAERVAVLKPQSAFFERFGSRGIAVLEKSVEQARAAGALVVMDAKRGDIGSTMAAYAETFLRKDAPLFSDALTVSPYLGYGSLKPAVELARESGAGLFVLALTSNPEGGEVQHAVRADGRNVGATMLAHLAAENADERPLGSFGAVVGATLGDLSSYDLEINGPLLAPGIGAQGATAADLAGVFGSAVRNVVPNVSRGVLRHGPDVMALRESAEGFAEEIRAAVAAA, encoded by the coding sequence ATGAGCCTGGAACCCTTCGGCGCGCGCCTGCGCCGCGCCATGGACGAGCGCGGTCCCCTGTGCGTGGGGATCGACCCGCACGCCTCCCTGCTCGCCGAGTGGGGGCTCGGCGACGACATCGCCGGTCTGGAGCGGTTCAGCCGCACGGTCGTCGAGGCGCTCGCCGAGCGGGTCGCCGTCCTGAAGCCGCAGAGCGCGTTCTTCGAGCGGTTCGGCTCGCGCGGGATCGCCGTCCTGGAGAAGTCCGTCGAACAGGCCCGGGCGGCCGGTGCGCTGGTCGTGATGGACGCCAAGCGCGGCGACATCGGCTCGACCATGGCCGCGTACGCCGAGACCTTCCTGCGCAAGGACGCGCCCCTGTTCTCGGACGCGCTGACCGTCTCGCCGTATCTGGGCTACGGCTCGCTGAAGCCCGCGGTGGAGCTGGCGCGCGAGAGCGGGGCCGGCCTCTTCGTGCTCGCGCTCACCTCCAACCCGGAGGGCGGCGAGGTGCAGCACGCCGTGCGCGCCGACGGGCGGAACGTCGGAGCGACGATGCTCGCGCACCTGGCCGCCGAGAACGCGGACGAGAGGCCCCTCGGTTCCTTCGGCGCGGTCGTCGGCGCGACCCTGGGCGACCTCTCCTCGTACGACCTGGAGATCAACGGCCCGCTCCTCGCGCCCGGCATCGGCGCCCAGGGTGCGACCGCCGCCGATCTGGCGGGGGTGTTCGGGTCCGCCGTGCGCAACGTCGTCCCGAACGTGAGCCGGGGTGTCCTTCGTCACGGTCCCGACGTCATGGCCCTGCGGGAGTCGGCCGAGGGCTTCGCGGAGGAGATCAGGGCCGCCGTGGCGGCCGCCTGA
- a CDS encoding quinone-dependent dihydroorotate dehydrogenase — protein sequence MYKLFFGLVFKRMDPEQAHHLAFRWIRLVARVPVLRTFVAAALAPRYEELRTEAFGLRMHGPFGLAAGFDKNAVAIDGMSMLGFDHIEIGTVTGEPQPGNPKKRLFRLVPDRALINRMGFNNEGSAAVSERLAARTPVFRTVVGVNIGKTKVVPEEEAVGDYVKSTERLARHADYLVVNVSSPNTPGLRNLQATEALRPLLSAVREAADRAVTDRRVPLLVKIAPDLADEDVDAVADLAVELGLDGIIATNTTIAREGLGLTSDPSVVKETGGLSGAPLKARSLEVLRRLYARVGDRITLVGVGGVENAEDAWQRVLAGATLVQGYSAFIYEGPFWGRAIHKGLAARLRTSPYATLADAVGADVRKPA from the coding sequence ATGTACAAGCTCTTCTTCGGTCTCGTGTTCAAGCGGATGGACCCGGAGCAGGCCCACCACCTCGCCTTCCGCTGGATCCGCCTCGTCGCCCGCGTCCCCGTCCTGCGCACGTTCGTCGCCGCCGCCCTCGCGCCCCGGTACGAGGAACTGCGCACCGAGGCGTTCGGCCTGCGCATGCACGGGCCCTTCGGACTCGCGGCGGGCTTCGACAAGAACGCCGTGGCCATCGACGGGATGTCGATGCTCGGCTTCGACCACATCGAGATCGGCACGGTCACCGGTGAGCCTCAGCCGGGCAACCCCAAGAAGCGGCTGTTCCGCCTCGTGCCGGACCGCGCGCTGATCAACCGCATGGGCTTCAACAACGAGGGCTCCGCGGCCGTCTCCGAGCGCCTGGCGGCCCGTACGCCCGTCTTCAGGACCGTCGTCGGCGTCAACATCGGCAAGACCAAGGTCGTCCCCGAGGAGGAGGCCGTCGGCGACTACGTGAAGTCCACCGAGCGCCTCGCCCGGCACGCCGACTACCTCGTCGTGAACGTGTCGTCGCCGAACACCCCCGGCCTGCGCAACCTCCAGGCCACCGAGGCGCTGCGCCCGCTCCTCAGCGCCGTGCGCGAGGCCGCCGACCGCGCCGTCACGGACCGCCGCGTCCCGCTCCTCGTCAAGATCGCGCCCGACCTCGCCGACGAGGACGTCGACGCGGTCGCCGACCTCGCCGTCGAGCTCGGCCTGGACGGGATCATCGCCACGAACACCACCATCGCCCGCGAGGGACTCGGGCTGACGTCCGACCCCTCCGTGGTGAAGGAGACCGGCGGCCTGTCCGGCGCGCCGCTCAAGGCACGCTCCCTGGAGGTCCTGAGGCGCCTCTACGCGCGCGTGGGCGACCGGATCACCCTGGTGGGTGTCGGCGGCGTCGAGAACGCCGAGGACGCCTGGCAGCGCGTCCTGGCCGGCGCCACGCTGGTCCAGGGCTACAGCGCCTTCATCTACGAGGGTCCCTTCTGGGGCCGCGCCATCCACAAGGGACTCGCCGCCCGCCTGCGGACGAGCCCGTACGCCACCCTCGCCGACGCGGTCGGCGCCGACGTGAGGAAGCCCGCATGA
- the carB gene encoding carbamoyl-phosphate synthase large subunit translates to MPKRTDIQSVLVIGSGPIVIGQAAEFDYSGTQACRVLRAEGLRVILVNSNPATIMTDPEIADATYVEPITPEFVEKIIAKERPDVLLPTLGGQTALNTAISMHEQGVLEKYGVELIGANVEAINKGEDRDLFKGVVEAVREKIGYGESARSVICHSMDDVIAGVDTLGGYPVVVRPSFTMGGAGSGFAHDEDELRRIAGQGLTLSPTTEVLLEESILGWKEYELELMRDKNDNVVVVCSIENFDPMGVHTGDSITVAPAMTLTDREYQRLRDIGIAIIREVGVDTGGCNIQFAINPDDGRVIVIEMNPRVSRSSALASKATGFPIAKIAAKLAVGYTLDEIPNDITEKTPASFEPTLDYVVVKAPRFAFEKFPSADSTLTTTMKSVGEAMAIGRNFTEALQKALRSLEKKGSQFTFVGDPGDKTELLREAVRPTDGRINSVMQAIRAGATPEEVFESTKIDPWFVDQLFLIKEIADELAAADKLHPELLAEAKRHGFSDTQIAEIRGLREDVVREVRHALGVRPVYKTVDTCAAEFAAKTPYFYSSYDEETEVAPREKPAVIILGSGPNRIGQGIEFDYSCVHASFALSDAGYETVMVNCNPETVSTDYDTSDRLYFEPLTLEDVLEIVHAESLAGPIAGVIVQLGGQTPLGLAQALKDNGVPVVGTSPEAIHAAEDRGAFGRVLAEAGLPAPKHGTATTFAEAKAIADEIGYPVLVRPSYVLGGRGMEIVYDETRLSSYIAESTEISPSRPVLVDRFLDDAIEIDVDALYDGEELYLGGVMEHIEEAGIHSGDSACALPPITLGGFDIKRLRASTEAIAKGVGVRGLINIQFAMAGDILYVLEANPRASRTVPFTSKATAVPLAKAAARISLGATVAELRAEGLLPANGDGGTLPLDAPISVKEAVMPWSRFRDIHGRGVDTVLGPEMRSTGEVMGIDSVFGTAYAKSQAGAYGPLPTKGRAFISVANRDKRSMIFPARELVAHGFELMATSGTAEVLKRNGIHATIVRKQSEGEGPNGEKTIVQLIHDGEVDLIVNTPYGTGGRLDGYEIRTAAVARSVPCLTTVQALAAAVQGIDALNHGDVGVRSLQEHAEHLIAARD, encoded by the coding sequence GTGCCTAAGCGCACCGATATCCAGTCCGTCCTGGTCATCGGCTCCGGCCCGATCGTCATCGGCCAGGCCGCCGAGTTCGACTACTCCGGCACCCAGGCGTGCCGCGTCCTGCGCGCCGAGGGCCTGCGGGTCATCCTCGTCAACTCCAACCCGGCGACGATCATGACCGACCCGGAGATCGCCGACGCCACCTACGTCGAGCCGATCACCCCCGAGTTCGTCGAGAAGATCATCGCCAAGGAGCGCCCCGACGTCCTGCTGCCGACCCTCGGCGGCCAGACGGCCCTCAACACCGCCATCTCCATGCACGAGCAGGGTGTGCTGGAGAAGTACGGCGTCGAACTGATCGGCGCCAACGTCGAGGCGATCAACAAGGGCGAGGACCGCGACCTGTTCAAGGGCGTCGTCGAGGCCGTGCGCGAGAAGATCGGGTACGGCGAGTCCGCCCGGTCCGTGATCTGCCACTCCATGGACGACGTGATCGCGGGCGTCGACACGCTCGGCGGCTACCCCGTCGTCGTGCGCCCCTCCTTCACCATGGGCGGCGCCGGTTCCGGCTTCGCCCACGACGAGGACGAGCTGCGCCGCATCGCCGGCCAGGGCCTCACGCTCTCCCCGACCACCGAGGTGCTCCTGGAGGAGTCCATCCTCGGCTGGAAGGAGTACGAGCTGGAGCTGATGCGCGACAAGAACGACAACGTCGTGGTCGTCTGCTCCATCGAGAACTTCGACCCGATGGGCGTGCACACCGGCGACTCCATCACCGTCGCCCCGGCCATGACGCTCACCGACCGCGAGTACCAGCGGCTGCGTGACATCGGCATCGCGATCATCCGCGAGGTCGGCGTCGACACCGGTGGTTGCAACATCCAGTTCGCGATCAACCCCGACGACGGCCGCGTCATCGTCATCGAGATGAACCCGCGCGTCTCGCGGTCCTCCGCCCTCGCCTCCAAGGCGACCGGCTTCCCCATCGCCAAGATCGCGGCCAAGCTCGCCGTCGGCTACACGCTCGACGAGATCCCGAACGACATCACCGAGAAGACCCCGGCCTCCTTCGAGCCGACCCTCGACTACGTCGTCGTCAAGGCCCCGCGTTTCGCCTTCGAGAAGTTCCCCTCCGCCGACTCCACCCTGACGACCACCATGAAGTCGGTCGGCGAGGCCATGGCGATCGGCCGCAACTTCACCGAGGCGCTCCAGAAGGCGCTGCGCTCGCTGGAGAAGAAGGGCAGCCAGTTCACCTTCGTGGGCGACCCCGGTGACAAGACCGAGCTGCTGCGCGAGGCCGTCCGCCCCACCGACGGCCGCATCAACTCCGTCATGCAGGCCATCCGCGCGGGCGCCACGCCCGAGGAGGTCTTCGAGTCCACGAAGATCGACCCGTGGTTCGTCGACCAGCTCTTCCTGATCAAGGAGATCGCCGACGAGCTGGCCGCCGCCGACAAGCTCCACCCCGAGCTGCTCGCCGAGGCCAAGCGGCACGGCTTCTCCGACACCCAGATCGCCGAGATCCGCGGGCTGCGCGAGGACGTCGTCCGCGAGGTGCGGCACGCGCTCGGCGTGCGCCCGGTCTACAAGACGGTCGACACCTGCGCCGCCGAGTTCGCCGCGAAGACCCCGTACTTCTACTCCTCCTACGACGAGGAGACCGAGGTCGCGCCGCGCGAGAAGCCCGCGGTGATCATCCTGGGCTCGGGCCCCAACCGCATCGGCCAGGGCATCGAGTTCGACTACTCCTGCGTCCACGCCTCCTTCGCCCTGAGCGACGCGGGCTACGAGACCGTGATGGTCAACTGCAACCCCGAGACCGTCTCCACGGACTACGACACCTCCGACCGCCTGTACTTCGAGCCGCTGACGCTGGAAGACGTGCTGGAGATCGTGCACGCGGAGTCGCTGGCCGGCCCGATCGCCGGTGTCATCGTCCAGCTCGGCGGCCAGACCCCGCTGGGCCTCGCGCAGGCGCTCAAGGACAACGGCGTACCGGTCGTCGGCACCTCGCCCGAGGCGATCCACGCCGCCGAGGACCGCGGCGCCTTCGGACGGGTCCTCGCCGAGGCCGGTCTGCCGGCCCCCAAGCACGGCACCGCCACCACCTTCGCCGAGGCCAAGGCCATCGCCGACGAGATCGGCTACCCCGTTCTGGTGCGCCCCTCGTACGTCCTCGGCGGACGCGGCATGGAGATCGTCTACGACGAGACCCGGCTGTCCTCCTACATCGCCGAGTCGACCGAGATCAGCCCCTCCCGGCCGGTCCTGGTCGACCGCTTCCTCGACGACGCCATCGAGATCGACGTCGACGCGCTGTACGACGGCGAGGAGCTCTACCTCGGCGGCGTCATGGAGCACATCGAGGAGGCCGGCATCCACTCCGGCGACTCGGCGTGCGCCCTGCCCCCGATCACCCTCGGCGGCTTCGACATCAAGCGGCTGCGCGCCTCGACGGAGGCGATCGCCAAGGGCGTCGGCGTCCGCGGCCTCATCAACATCCAGTTCGCGATGGCCGGGGACATCCTCTACGTCCTGGAGGCCAACCCGCGCGCCTCGCGCACCGTCCCCTTCACCTCGAAGGCGACCGCGGTGCCGCTCGCGAAGGCCGCCGCCCGCATCTCGCTGGGCGCGACCGTCGCCGAGCTGCGCGCCGAGGGCCTGCTCCCCGCGAACGGCGACGGCGGCACCCTGCCGCTCGACGCGCCGATCTCCGTCAAGGAGGCCGTCATGCCGTGGTCGCGCTTCCGCGACATCCACGGCCGCGGCGTCGACACCGTGCTCGGCCCGGAGATGCGCTCCACCGGCGAGGTCATGGGCATCGACTCCGTCTTCGGCACGGCGTACGCCAAGTCGCAGGCCGGCGCGTACGGCCCGCTGCCCACCAAGGGCCGCGCGTTCATCTCGGTCGCCAACCGGGACAAGCGCTCGATGATCTTCCCGGCGCGTGAACTCGTCGCCCACGGCTTCGAGCTGATGGCCACCTCCGGCACGGCCGAGGTGCTCAAGCGCAACGGCATCCACGCCACGATCGTGCGCAAGCAGAGCGAGGGCGAGGGCCCGAACGGCGAGAAGACCATCGTGCAGCTCATCCACGACGGCGAGGTCGACCTCATCGTCAACACGCCGTACGGCACCGGCGGCCGACTCGACGGCTACGAGATCCGCACGGCGGCGGTGGCCCGCTCGGTCCCGTGCCTGACGACGGTGCAGGCGCTCGCCGCCGCCGTCCAGGGCATCGACGCGCTCAACCACGGAGACGTGGGCGTGCGCTCGCTCCAGGAACACGCCGAGCATCTGATCGCGGCGCGCGACTAG
- the carA gene encoding glutamine-hydrolyzing carbamoyl-phosphate synthase small subunit: MTTSTQGNASQREKALPAVLVLEDGRVFRGRSYGAVGETFGEAVFSTGMTGYQETLTDPSYHRQVVVMTAPHVGNTGVNDEDPESQRIWVAGYVVRDPARVPSNWRSRRSLDDELRNQGVVGISGIDTRALTRHLRERGAMRVGIFSGNALPDEGTMLAQVRQAPEMTGANLSAEVATKETYVVPAIGTKKFTVAAVDLGIKGMTPHRMAERGIEVHVLPATATAEDVYAVNPDGVFFSNGPGDPATADGPVAVMREVLARRTPLFGICFGNQILGRALGFGTYKLKYGHRGINQPVQDRTTGKVEVTAHNHGFAVDAPLDEVSQTPFGRAEVSHVCLNDNVVEGLQLLDQPAFSVQYHPEAAAGPHDAAYLFDRFVSLMEGQRA; encoded by the coding sequence ATGACGACCTCCACCCAGGGGAACGCCTCGCAGAGGGAGAAGGCGCTTCCCGCCGTACTCGTCCTTGAGGACGGCCGGGTCTTCCGCGGCCGCTCCTACGGGGCCGTGGGGGAGACCTTCGGCGAAGCGGTGTTCTCCACCGGCATGACCGGCTACCAGGAGACCCTCACCGACCCGTCGTACCACCGCCAGGTCGTGGTGATGACCGCCCCGCACGTCGGCAACACCGGCGTCAACGACGAGGACCCCGAGTCGCAGCGGATCTGGGTCGCCGGATACGTGGTCCGCGACCCCGCGCGCGTGCCCTCCAACTGGCGCTCGCGGCGCTCCCTGGACGACGAACTGCGCAACCAGGGCGTCGTCGGAATCAGCGGTATCGACACCCGCGCCCTCACCCGCCACCTGCGCGAGCGCGGCGCCATGCGCGTCGGCATCTTCTCCGGCAACGCGCTGCCCGACGAGGGCACCATGCTCGCCCAGGTGCGCCAGGCGCCCGAGATGACGGGCGCGAACCTCTCCGCCGAGGTCGCCACCAAGGAGACGTACGTCGTCCCCGCCATCGGCACGAAGAAGTTCACCGTCGCCGCCGTCGACCTGGGCATCAAGGGCATGACCCCGCACCGGATGGCCGAACGCGGCATCGAGGTCCACGTGCTGCCCGCGACGGCCACCGCCGAGGACGTCTACGCCGTGAACCCGGACGGCGTCTTCTTCTCCAACGGCCCCGGTGACCCCGCCACCGCCGACGGTCCCGTCGCCGTGATGCGCGAGGTCCTCGCCCGGAGGACGCCGCTGTTCGGCATCTGCTTCGGCAACCAGATCCTCGGCCGCGCGCTCGGCTTCGGCACGTACAAGCTCAAGTACGGCCACCGCGGCATCAACCAGCCGGTGCAGGACCGTACGACCGGCAAGGTCGAGGTCACCGCGCACAACCACGGCTTCGCCGTCGACGCCCCGCTCGACGAGGTCTCCCAGACCCCCTTCGGCCGCGCCGAGGTCTCCCACGTCTGCCTCAACGACAACGTGGTGGAGGGCCTCCAGCTGCTCGACCAGCCGGCCTTCAGCGTCCAGTACCACCCCGAAGCGGCGGCAGGACCGCACGACGCCGCCTACCTGTTCGACCGCTTCGTATCCCTGATGGAGGGCCAGCGTGCCTAA
- a CDS encoding dihydroorotase encodes MSKILIRGARVLGGEPQDVLIDGEVIEAVGTGLSAEGAEVVEAEGKVLLPGLVDLHTHLREPGREDSETVLTGTRAAASGGFTAVFAMANTFPVADTAGVVEQVYRLGQEHGYCDVQPIGAVTVGLEGKKLAELGAMHESAAGVTVFSDDGKCVDDAVIMRRALEYVKAFGGVVAQHAQEPRLTEGAQMNEGVVSAELGLGGWPAVAEESIIARDVLLAEHVGSRVHICHLSTAGSVEIVRWAKSRGIDVTAEVTPHHLLLTDELVRSYNPVYKVNPPLRTERDVMALREALADGTIDIVATDHAPHPHEDKDCEWAAAAMGMVGLETALSVVQQTMVETGLLDWAGVADRMSVKPAAIGRATGHGRPVSAGEPANLTLVDTAYRGTVDPAGFASRSRNTPYEGRELPGLVTHTWLRGKATLVDGKLA; translated from the coding sequence ATGAGCAAGATCCTTATCCGTGGTGCGCGGGTGCTCGGCGGCGAGCCGCAGGACGTCCTGATCGACGGCGAGGTCATCGAGGCCGTCGGCACCGGGCTGTCCGCCGAGGGCGCCGAGGTCGTGGAGGCCGAGGGCAAGGTGCTGCTGCCGGGCCTGGTCGACCTGCACACCCATCTGCGCGAGCCGGGCCGCGAGGACTCCGAGACCGTGCTGACCGGCACCCGTGCCGCGGCGAGCGGCGGCTTCACGGCCGTGTTCGCCATGGCCAACACCTTCCCGGTCGCCGACACCGCCGGCGTGGTCGAGCAGGTCTACCGGCTCGGACAGGAGCACGGCTACTGCGACGTGCAGCCCATCGGCGCCGTCACCGTCGGCCTGGAGGGCAAGAAGCTCGCCGAGCTCGGCGCCATGCACGAGTCCGCCGCGGGCGTCACGGTCTTCTCCGACGACGGCAAGTGCGTGGACGACGCGGTGATCATGCGCCGAGCCCTCGAGTACGTGAAGGCGTTCGGCGGAGTCGTCGCCCAGCACGCCCAGGAACCCCGCCTCACCGAGGGCGCCCAGATGAACGAGGGCGTCGTCTCCGCCGAGCTCGGACTCGGCGGCTGGCCCGCGGTGGCCGAGGAGTCGATCATCGCCCGGGACGTCCTGCTCGCCGAGCACGTCGGCTCCCGCGTCCACATCTGCCACCTGTCGACCGCCGGCTCCGTCGAGATCGTCCGCTGGGCCAAGTCCCGCGGCATCGACGTCACCGCCGAGGTCACCCCGCACCACCTGCTCCTCACGGACGAACTGGTGCGCTCGTACAACCCGGTCTACAAGGTCAACCCGCCGCTGCGCACCGAGCGGGACGTCATGGCGCTGCGCGAGGCGCTGGCCGACGGCACGATCGACATCGTCGCCACCGACCACGCGCCGCACCCGCACGAGGACAAGGACTGCGAGTGGGCGGCCGCGGCGATGGGCATGGTCGGTCTGGAGACCGCGCTGTCCGTCGTCCAGCAGACGATGGTCGAGACCGGGCTCCTGGACTGGGCCGGCGTCGCCGACCGCATGTCCGTGAAGCCCGCCGCGATCGGCCGGGCCACCGGCCACGGACGTCCCGTCTCGGCAGGTGAGCCCGCCAACCTCACGCTCGTGGACACGGCATACCGTGGGACCGTGGACCCCGCCGGCTTCGCCTCGCGCAGCCGCAACACCCCCTACGAGGGCCGTGAGCTGCCGGGCCTGGTCACCCACACCTGGCTGCGGGGCAAGGCCACACTCGTCGACGGGAAGCTCGCGTGA
- a CDS encoding aspartate carbamoyltransferase catalytic subunit, whose translation MQRHLISAADLTRDDAVLILDTAEEMARVADRPIKKLPTLRGRTVVNLFFEDSTRTRISFEAAEKRLSADVINFTAKGSSVSKGESLKDTAQTLEAMGVDAVVIRHGASGAPYRLATSGWIDAAVINAGDGTHQHPTQALLDAFTMRRRLVGRDAGIGQDLSGKRITIVGDVLHSRVARSNVDLLHTLGAEVTLVAPPTLVPVGVESWPCEISYDLDSTLSKSDAVMMLRVQRERMNAAFFPTEREYSRRYGLDGERMARMPEHAIVMHPGPMVRGMEITAEVADSERCTVVEQVANGVSIRMAVLYLLLGGNEPAVTHTRTEEK comes from the coding sequence ATGCAGCGTCATCTCATCTCGGCCGCCGACCTCACCCGCGACGACGCCGTCCTGATCCTCGACACCGCCGAGGAGATGGCCCGGGTCGCCGACCGGCCGATCAAGAAACTGCCGACCCTGCGCGGCCGCACCGTCGTCAACCTCTTCTTCGAGGACTCGACGCGGACCCGGATCTCCTTCGAGGCCGCCGAGAAGCGCCTCTCCGCCGACGTCATCAACTTCACCGCCAAGGGGTCGAGCGTCTCCAAGGGCGAGTCCCTCAAGGACACCGCCCAGACCCTGGAGGCGATGGGCGTCGACGCCGTCGTCATCCGGCACGGCGCCTCGGGAGCCCCCTACCGCCTCGCCACCTCCGGCTGGATCGACGCCGCCGTGATCAACGCAGGCGACGGCACCCACCAGCACCCCACGCAGGCCCTGCTCGACGCCTTCACCATGCGCCGCCGGCTCGTCGGCCGGGACGCCGGGATCGGCCAGGACCTGTCAGGCAAGCGCATCACGATCGTCGGCGACGTCCTGCACAGCCGCGTCGCCCGCTCCAACGTCGACCTGCTGCACACCCTCGGCGCCGAGGTCACCCTCGTCGCCCCGCCCACCCTGGTGCCGGTCGGTGTGGAGAGCTGGCCCTGCGAGATCTCGTACGACCTCGACAGCACCCTCTCCAAGTCCGACGCCGTGATGATGCTGCGCGTGCAGCGCGAGCGGATGAACGCGGCGTTCTTCCCGACCGAGCGCGAGTACTCGCGTCGCTACGGGCTCGACGGCGAGCGCATGGCGAGAATGCCGGAGCACGCCATCGTGATGCACCCCGGCCCGATGGTCCGCGGCATGGAGATCACCGCCGAGGTCGCCGACTCCGAGCGCTGCACCGTCGTCGAGCAGGTCGCCAACGGTGTCTCCATCCGCATGGCCGTCCTGTACCTGCTCCTGGGCGGCAACGAGCCCGCCGTCACCCACACCCGTACCGAGGAGAAGTAA
- the pyrR gene encoding bifunctional pyr operon transcriptional regulator/uracil phosphoribosyltransferase PyrR, which produces MDTEHDKQHDEADARPVLEAPDIARVLTRIAHEIVERAKGADDVVLLGIPTRGVFLARRLADKLEEITDRKIPVGSLDITMYRDDLRMHPPRALARTEIPGDGIDGRLVVLVDDVLFSGRTIRAALDALNDIGRPRAVQLAVLVDRGHRELPIRADYVGKNLPTSLRETVKVQLAEEDGRDTVLLGAKRTSTGEPR; this is translated from the coding sequence ATGGACACCGAGCACGACAAGCAGCACGACGAGGCCGACGCGCGTCCCGTGCTGGAGGCACCCGACATCGCCCGGGTGCTGACCCGCATCGCCCACGAGATCGTCGAACGCGCCAAGGGCGCCGACGACGTGGTGCTCCTCGGCATCCCGACCCGGGGTGTCTTCCTGGCCCGCAGGCTGGCCGACAAGCTCGAAGAGATCACCGACCGCAAGATCCCGGTCGGATCCCTCGACATCACGATGTACCGCGACGACCTGCGCATGCACCCGCCGCGCGCGCTGGCCCGCACCGAGATCCCCGGTGACGGCATCGACGGCCGCCTCGTCGTCCTCGTCGACGACGTGCTCTTCTCCGGCCGCACCATCCGCGCCGCGCTCGACGCGCTGAACGACATCGGCCGGCCGCGCGCCGTGCAGCTCGCCGTCCTCGTCGACCGGGGCCACCGCGAACTGCCCATCCGCGCCGACTACGTCGGCAAGAACCTCCCCACGTCGTTGCGGGAGACGGTCAAGGTCCAGCTCGCCGAGGAGGACGGTCGCGACACCGTGCTGCTCGGTGCCAAGCGGACCTCCACGGGCGAGCCCCGCTAG
- the bldD gene encoding transcriptional regulator BldD gives MSSEYAKQLGAKLRAIRTQQGLSLHGVEEKSQGRWKAVVVGSYERGDRAVTVQRLAELADFYGVPVQELLPGTTPGGAAEPPPKLVLDLERLAHVPAEKAGPLQRYAATIQSQRGDYNGKVLSIRQDDLRTLAVIYDQSPSVLTEQLISWGVLDADARRAVAHDEG, from the coding sequence ATGTCCAGCGAATACGCCAAACAGCTCGGGGCCAAGCTCCGCGCCATCCGCACCCAGCAGGGCCTTTCCCTCCATGGCGTGGAGGAGAAGTCGCAGGGCCGCTGGAAGGCGGTCGTGGTCGGTTCGTACGAGCGCGGCGACCGCGCCGTCACCGTACAGCGTCTCGCCGAGCTGGCGGACTTCTACGGAGTGCCGGTCCAGGAACTGCTTCCGGGCACCACGCCGGGCGGGGCCGCCGAGCCGCCGCCGAAGCTGGTCCTCGACCTGGAGCGGCTGGCGCACGTGCCGGCCGAGAAGGCGGGCCCGCTCCAGCGCTACGCGGCGACGATCCAGTCCCAGCGCGGCGACTACAACGGCAAGGTGCTGTCGATCCGCCAGGACGACCTGCGCACTCTCGCCGTGATCTACGACCAGTCCCCCTCGGTCCTGACCGAGCAGCTGATCAGCTGGGGCGTCCTGGACGCGGACGCGCGCCGCGCGGTCGCCCACGACGAGGGCTGA
- the nusB gene encoding transcription antitermination factor NusB produces MAARNTARKRAFQILFEGDQRGVDVLTVLADWIRHSRSDTRQPPVSEYTMELVEGYAVKARRIDDLIAQYSVGWTLDRMPVVDRNILRLGAYELIWVDETPDAVVLDEAVQLAKEFSTDESPSFVNGLLGRLKDLKPSLRRDED; encoded by the coding sequence GTGGCTGCCCGCAACACGGCCCGCAAGCGCGCCTTCCAGATCCTCTTCGAGGGCGACCAGCGCGGTGTGGACGTCCTGACGGTCCTCGCGGACTGGATCCGGCACTCCCGGTCAGACACCCGGCAGCCCCCGGTCAGCGAATACACGATGGAGCTCGTCGAGGGCTACGCCGTCAAGGCGCGGCGCATCGACGACCTCATCGCGCAGTACTCCGTCGGCTGGACGCTGGACAGGATGCCGGTCGTCGACCGCAACATCCTGCGCCTCGGTGCCTACGAGCTGATCTGGGTCGACGAGACCCCGGACGCCGTGGTGCTCGACGAGGCGGTGCAGCTGGCGAAGGAGTTCTCCACGGACGAGTCGCCCTCGTTCGTGAACGGCCTGCTGGGCCGGCTGAAGGACCTGAAGCCGTCGCTCCGCCGCGACGAGGACTGA